One Meles meles chromosome 11, mMelMel3.1 paternal haplotype, whole genome shotgun sequence DNA segment encodes these proteins:
- the LOC123953126 gene encoding translation initiation factor IF-2-like: MGGVARRAPGVALTPSRSSLCTPTMTHGVAAVRARGETETGAQTGFPLSSPVDRGDVRRPRNHPPSLPVLEAAPDARDNSNPDGGRFLRSGPSHSPEPSAGQKPGTVTPRRHPPHPAEIADPFQSRRLPTPAGEGAQSHPRLQRLAARSPAAPMPARDARPLGAALCSRPRGRPERSPLGLLGSLSPGPAAGCLLGGGWARECRAGGSLPWPGRRRRRQAAEQGRLRRESQIINTGPGAGPGTGDTWESARDRPRPRLRPPPGAALRPRPPAGAPEGARTGLLAPALGQTPPPDATWLDLAPLAG; encoded by the exons ATGGGTGGGGTGGCCCGGAGAGCACCAGGTGTGGCTCTGACGCCCTCCCGGAGCTCGCTCTGCACCCCCACCATGACCCATGGAGTGGCTGCTGTCAGGGCCCGTGGGGAGACAGAGACTGGGGCTCAGACAG GATTTCCCCTGAGCAGCCCTGTTGATAGGGGAGATGTGCGGAGGCCCAGGAACCACCCGCCCAGCCTCCCGGTCCTGGAAG CGGCCCCAGATGCCAGAGACAACAGCAACCCGGACGGCGGACGTTTCCTGCGGAGCGGCCCCTCCCACAGCCCCGAGCCCAGCGCGGGCCAGAAACCGGGCACCGTGACCCCGCGCCGCCACCCGCCCCACCCGGCGGAGATCGCTGATCCCTTTCAGAGCCGGAGACTGCCCACCCCTGCCGGGGAGGGAGCGCAGTCACACCCACGACTCCAGCGCCTCGCAGCCCGGAGTCCAGCTGCCCCga TGCCAGCCCGGGACGCGCGGCCACTCGGCGCCGCCCTCTGCTCCCGCCCGCGCGGGCGCCCGGAGCGCAGTCCCCTCGGCCTCCTCGGCTCGCTGTCGCCGGGACCCGCGGCGGGGTGTCTCCTAGGCGGGGGGTGGGCGCGGGAGTGTCGTGCCGGGGGCTCCTTACCGTggcccgggcggcggcggcggcggcaggcgGCGGAGCAGGGCCGGTTGCGTCGCGAATCCCAGATTATAAACACCGGGCCGGGGGCAGGGCCGGGGACCGGGGACACGTGGGAGAGCGCGCGCgacaggccccgcccccggctccgGCCCCCACCGGGAGCCGCTCTGCGTCCGCGGCCACCTGCGG GTGCTCCGGAGGGCGCTCGCACTGGTCTTCTCGCCCCGGCCCTCGGGCAGACGCCTCCTCCGGACGCGACGTGGCTGGATCTCGCGCCGCTGGCCGGGTGA